The following are encoded together in the Lathyrus oleraceus cultivar Zhongwan6 chromosome 3, CAAS_Psat_ZW6_1.0, whole genome shotgun sequence genome:
- the LOC127126537 gene encoding uncharacterized protein LOC127126537, with translation MRTGLKDNVAYSFFDPEIGVLKDMIALITPDHVGMFRESYGGILKMVFRLTDCDRSAIHTLLQFYDPGLRCFVFPDYLLGPLMEDYVSILGIQIRDQIPFHVTRAEPDVLGISRALYLSPEMVKEGWKEKGKLPGFHLSFLEANAKEHAAAGNWKTVCALIAVSIYGIVLFPNQKNFVDHNAIRLFMQRNPIPTLIGDVYYSVHNRNEKRRGGLVRCCSQLLFRWFMGYLPSRGAFVQIDPSVKWSFRLMGLRADDIAWTHNGLAGQDFICSCGSLPNVPLVGVQGCINYNPMLLRRQMGFAIEGPPLGREIQESFYFPIDGNQTKLRQVLDEWRDIQRRGKVPYGKVNCRYFPLFEDWLRKRIESTFLPFPGGDSVCPRIEGPSSSVSMDEFLEVKRERDQLLAEKTELEMSVARVQRANQELKAKMEDQDKRHALETKRFEMDTAYYGKVSQALASSAKEHDITKEKLFRASKVIEDEKRRQILVRDQRDERARVLAAEWEAEKAKIRAERDHYMAERDHYFRQMKIHQKEVGRLQQENIELGFAAEFARMEGEIGPSAGPSSS, from the coding sequence atgaggaccggtttgaaagacaatgttgcctacagtttctttgatccagagattggtgtgctcaaggatatgatagcattgattactcctgaccatgtgggaatgtttagagagtcatacggcggtattctgaagatggttttcagactcactgactgcgacaggagcgccatccacactcttcttcagttctatgaccctgggttgaggtgtttcgtttttccagactatctgttgggacctctgatggaggattatgtcagcatcctgggtattcagatccgtgatcagattcctttccatgtcaCTAGGGCGGAGCCGgatgtccttgggatttcacgtgctctttatttgagtccggaaatggtcaaggaaggttggaaggagaagggaaagttacctggatttcatttgagtttcttggaggctaatgccaaggaacatgctgctgcgggtaactggaagacggtttgtgctctgattgctgtgagcatttatgggattgttctgtttcctaaccagaagaattttgtggaccataatgctatcagattgtttatgcagagaaaccctattcctaccctgattggagatgtctactactcagtgcataacaggaatgagaagaggcgaGGTGGTCTGGTTAGATGCTGCTCTCAGTTGCTCTTTagatggttcatggggtatttgccttcccgaggtgcgTTTGTTCAGATTGACCCtagtgtcaagtggtccttccgattgatgggtctgcgggctgatgacattgcttggactcataatggtttagCTGGTCAGGACTTCATATGTagttgtgggagtttacctaatgtgcctttggtgggagttcagggttgcattaattacaacccgatgcttctccggagacagatggggtttgctatagagggtcctcctctcgggcgagagattcaggagtccttctatttcccgattgatggtaaccagaccaagttgaggcaggtattggacgaatggcgagatatccagaggaggggtaaggttccttatggcaaagtcaactgccggtattttccactatttgaggattggttgcggaagaggattgagtcTACATTTCTACCGTTCCCTGGAGGTGACTCAGTGTGTCCtaggattgagggtccaagttcttctgtcagcatggatGAGTTCTTAGAGGTGAAGCGGGAACGAGATCAGCTACTTGCAGAGAagacggaattggagatgagtgtcgctcggGTTCAGAGAGCTAATCAGGAGCTCAAAGCaaagatggaagatcaggataagcgGCATGCTTTGGAGACCAAGCGatttgagatggatacagcctactatgggaaggttagtcaggctttggcatcttcagCAAAGGAGCATGATATCACTaaggagaagctgttcagagcatcaaaggtgatagaagatgagaagaggaggcaaatcctagtcagggatcagagggatgagagagccagagtcctcgctgcagagtgggaggcggagaaagcaaagatcagggccgagagagatcattacatggcagagagagaccactacttcagacagatgaagattcatcagaaggaagttggaagactacagcaggagaacatAGAGCTCgggttcgccgcagagttcgcgaggatggagggcgagatagggccatctgcgggaccctcatccagttag
- the LOC127126536 gene encoding ubiquitin-conjugating enzyme E2 22, whose protein sequence is MATNENLPPNVIKQLAKELKNLDETPPEGIKVVVNDDDFSTIYADIDGPAGTPYENGVFRMKLLLSRDFPHSPPKGYFLTKIFHPNVANNGEICVNTLKKDWNPSLGLRHVLIVVRCLLIEPFPESALNELAGKLLLEDYEEYARHARIYTGIHAKPKAKFKSGAISESTTALNVDQTNTSVLNADIKTMPSSAALPPLSSSAALPPLSLPSTTAARGASQDQAVGILTESSANRSTAAAVVSAAHAPQKKEVGTAKAQADKKKLDARKKSLKRL, encoded by the exons ATG GCTACTAATGAAAATCTTCCGCCTAATGTAATAAAGCAACTTGCCAAGGAGTTGAAGAATCTTGATGAAACCCCCCCTGAGGGCATTAAAGTTgtggtgaatgatgatgatttcTCAACTATATATGCTGACATAGATGGCCCAG CTGGGACTCCTTATGAGAATGGAGTTTTCCGCATGAAGTTGCTACTGTCCCGTGATTTCCCACATTCACCTCCTAAAG GATATTTTTTGACCAAGATTTTTCATCCAAATGTTGCAAACAATGGGGAGATTTGTGTCAACACACTTAAAAAGGATTGGAATCCTAGCCTTGGATTACGGCATGTTCTTATT GTTGTTAGGTGTCTATTGATTGAACCGTTTCCGGAGTCAGCTTTAAATGAACTGGCTGGTAAACTACTGCTTGAAGATTACGAGGAGTATGCCAGACATGCCAG AATTTACACTGGCATTCATGCAAAACCAAAGGCCAAGTTCAAAAGTGGAGCTATAAGCGAATCAACTACTGCTCTGAATGTTGATCAGACGAACACCTCAGTGCTTAATGCTGATATCAAAACCATGCCGTCAAGTGCCGCTTTGCCACCATTGTCGTCAAGTGCCGCTTTGCCACCATTGTCGCTGCCCTCGACCACTGCAGCAAGAGGTGCTAGTCAGGATCAGGCAGTAGGTATTCTGACTGAGTCTTCTGCTAATCGTTCTACTGCTGCTGCCGTAGTTTCTGCTGCTCATGCGCCACAGAAGAAGGAAGTTGGAACTGCCAAAGCTCAGGCAGACAAGAAGAAGCTAGATGCAAGAAAGAAAAGTTTGAAAAGATTATGA